The Eleginops maclovinus isolate JMC-PN-2008 ecotype Puerto Natales chromosome 3, JC_Emac_rtc_rv5, whole genome shotgun sequence genome includes a region encoding these proteins:
- the rabac1 gene encoding prenylated Rab acceptor protein 1 → MPSGAPSGENCLVDMDSKAGDMFGSEDAHPTGTGGAGILAKLWLPKGFSISMAKEWIDKRRMSIRPWASFVDQRKFSKPRNFGELCQRVVKNVETFNSNYTFIFLGLILYCIISSPMLLIALAVFVGAFYIIHLKSLESKLVILGKELNVPHQMGLAGAVSLPVFWLAGAGAAVFWVLGATLFVIGSHAAFRQLEGSDMEELLMEPV, encoded by the exons ATGCCATCTGGAGCTCCGTCGGGGGAGAACTGCCTTGTAGACATGGACAGCAAGGCTGGAGATATGTTCGGTTCTGAGGACGCTCATCCAACTGGGACAGGTGGAGCTGGAATCCTGGCAAA GCTCTGGCTCCCTAAAGGCTTCTCGATCAGTATGGCTAAAGAGTGGATCGATAAGCGTCGGATGTCCATTCGCCCCTGGGCCAGCTTCGTGGATCAACGCAAGTTTTCGAAACCACGCAACTTTGGAGAGTTGTGTCAGAGGGTGGTGAAGAACGTGGAAACTTTCAACAGCAACTACACCTTCATCTTCCTGGGTCTCATCCTCTACTGCAT CATCAGCTCTCCCATGCTTCTGATTGCCTTGGCTGTGTTCGTCGGTGCCTTCTACATCATTCACCTCAAGTCTCTGGAGTCCAAACTGGTTATCCTCG GCAAAGAGCTGAATGTGCCTCACCAGATGGGTCTGGCTGGAGCCGTTTCTCTGCCAGTGTTCTGGTTGGCTGGAGCTGGAGCCGCAGTGTTTTGGGTTCTGG GAGCGACGCTGTTTGTGATCGGCTCTCACGCTGCGTTCCGTCAGCTGGAGGGATCCGACATGGAGGAGCTCCTGATGGAGCCGGTGTGA
- the dedd1 gene encoding death effector domain-containing 1 isoform X2 → MLQDNVELTSKTGWTVKPCEDDPNDLGVPPSPELLKAWMRLKPEGSQGPLVASCAPKSGLELLLELEKRGYLSDGTLEPLLQLLRVLTRHDLLPLVSHKCRPTVTPERIGPMPRSKKPTEILHPYYAQRLRTGVVPPVTGPSVSGRRKKRGNSWSRRPTRSSRTGPPLPPPPPPPPPAHKDSCNIRLHVRAEYLEHESALREGVSSDKQQPLERQFELFSKANTLLRSRDLGTVICNIKFTDLDKLEQFWADYLSGVLLETMKGVFITDNLRRAAGREGVRLMLSVDQDDYEEGRMLLTDSIMLSSSKGGGNRDLLSFIGL, encoded by the exons ATGCTACAAGACAACGTCGAGCTGACATCGAAGACAG GTTGGACAGTTAAGCCCTGTGAGGACGATCCTAATGACTTAGGCGTTCCTCCGAGTCCTGAGCTGCTAAAGGCCTGGATGCGTTTGAAGCCTGAGGGCTCCCAGGGTCCCTTAGTGGCCTCATGCGCGCCTAAGAGTGGGCTTGAGCTGTTGTTAGAGCTGGAGAAGCGAGGTTACCTCAGCGACGGGACTCTGGAGCCACTACTGCAACTACTGAGAGTCCTCACTCGTCACGACCTGCTGCCGCTCGTGTCACACAAGTGTAGACCGACAG taACTCCAGAAAGAATAGGACCAATGCCTCGCAGCAAAAAGCCGACAGAAATACTTCATCCATATTATGCACAGCGCTTGAGAACTG GTGTTGTCCCCCCTGTGACTGGGCCATCTGTTagtgggaggaggaagaagaggggaaaTAGCTGGAGCCGCAGGCCAACGAGATCAAGCAGAACCGGCCCACCTCtgcctcctccaccaccaccaccaccaccagcacaTAAAGACTCCTGCA ATATCCGCCTGCATGTCCGGGCCGAGTACCTGGAGCACGAGTCGGCTCTCCGGGAGGGAGTCTCGTCAGACAAACAGCAGCCCCTGGAGCGGCAGTTTGAGTTGTTCAGCAAAGCCAACACTCTGCTCCGGTCCAGAGACCTCGGGACCGTCATCTGCAACATCAAGTTCACAGATCTTGACAAACTGGAGCAGTTCTGGGCGGACTACCTCAGCGGAGTTCTGCTGGAGACCATGAAGGGAGTGTTCATCACCGACAACCTGAGGAGGGCTGCAGGCAGGGAGGGCGTCCGCCTGATGCTCAGTGTGGACCAGGACGACTATGAGGAAGGCCGAATGCTGCTGACAGACAGCATAATGCTGTCATCTAGTAAGGGTGGGGGGAACAGAGACTTGCTGAGCTTTATAGGCTTATAA
- the dedd1 gene encoding death effector domain-containing 1 isoform X1, which translates to MLQDNVELTSKTVGRWRRAKGRPMAAVHHPRFPHRDSLYWDETDCQNYYGMLSLHEVFEVVGCQLTETDIEVLSFLLNEACPAPHPLDPTGWTVKPCEDDPNDLGVPPSPELLKAWMRLKPEGSQGPLVASCAPKSGLELLLELEKRGYLSDGTLEPLLQLLRVLTRHDLLPLVSHKCRPTVTPERIGPMPRSKKPTEILHPYYAQRLRTGVVPPVTGPSVSGRRKKRGNSWSRRPTRSSRTGPPLPPPPPPPPPAHKDSCNIRLHVRAEYLEHESALREGVSSDKQQPLERQFELFSKANTLLRSRDLGTVICNIKFTDLDKLEQFWADYLSGVLLETMKGVFITDNLRRAAGREGVRLMLSVDQDDYEEGRMLLTDSIMLSSSKGGGNRDLLSFIGL; encoded by the exons ATGCTACAAGACAACGTCGAGCTGACATCGAAGACAG TGGGAAGGTGGAGAAGGGCTAAAGGCAGACCCATGGCTGCAGTGCATCATCCGCGGTTCCCACACAGGGACTCACTCTACTGGGATGAAACAGACTGCCAAAACTACTATGGGATGTTGTCACTCCATGAGGTCTTTGAAGTAGTTGGTTGTCAGTTAACAGAAACTGACATTGAGGTGTTGTCCTTCCTCCTGAATGAAGCCTGTCCTGCACCTCACCCCCTTGACCCAACAGGTTGGACAGTTAAGCCCTGTGAGGACGATCCTAATGACTTAGGCGTTCCTCCGAGTCCTGAGCTGCTAAAGGCCTGGATGCGTTTGAAGCCTGAGGGCTCCCAGGGTCCCTTAGTGGCCTCATGCGCGCCTAAGAGTGGGCTTGAGCTGTTGTTAGAGCTGGAGAAGCGAGGTTACCTCAGCGACGGGACTCTGGAGCCACTACTGCAACTACTGAGAGTCCTCACTCGTCACGACCTGCTGCCGCTCGTGTCACACAAGTGTAGACCGACAG taACTCCAGAAAGAATAGGACCAATGCCTCGCAGCAAAAAGCCGACAGAAATACTTCATCCATATTATGCACAGCGCTTGAGAACTG GTGTTGTCCCCCCTGTGACTGGGCCATCTGTTagtgggaggaggaagaagaggggaaaTAGCTGGAGCCGCAGGCCAACGAGATCAAGCAGAACCGGCCCACCTCtgcctcctccaccaccaccaccaccaccagcacaTAAAGACTCCTGCA ATATCCGCCTGCATGTCCGGGCCGAGTACCTGGAGCACGAGTCGGCTCTCCGGGAGGGAGTCTCGTCAGACAAACAGCAGCCCCTGGAGCGGCAGTTTGAGTTGTTCAGCAAAGCCAACACTCTGCTCCGGTCCAGAGACCTCGGGACCGTCATCTGCAACATCAAGTTCACAGATCTTGACAAACTGGAGCAGTTCTGGGCGGACTACCTCAGCGGAGTTCTGCTGGAGACCATGAAGGGAGTGTTCATCACCGACAACCTGAGGAGGGCTGCAGGCAGGGAGGGCGTCCGCCTGATGCTCAGTGTGGACCAGGACGACTATGAGGAAGGCCGAATGCTGCTGACAGACAGCATAATGCTGTCATCTAGTAAGGGTGGGGGGAACAGAGACTTGCTGAGCTTTATAGGCTTATAA